One stretch of Bacteroidota bacterium DNA includes these proteins:
- a CDS encoding cytochrome bc complex cytochrome b subunit, with product MNMFFSKVYQWLDDRFQLGQVVEFMNKKYVPIHRHSVWYYFGGVSLFLFIVQVVTGILLLMYYKSGEEQAFESIQFIMSKVQFGWLIRSIHSWAANLFILAVMIHMFSVYFERAYRKPRELTWFSGMLMLVLAMTFGFSGYLLPWNEVSYFATKVGTDIAGVMPIIGEPMLQFLRGGEDVTGATLSRFFGLHVAILPAVFSVILGIHLLFVQVQGMSTPMHMQHLKEEEIKKMPFFPNFVLRDLLLWLIVLNVLAILAVYFPWELGRKADPFLPAPAGIKPEWYFLFMFQTLKYIPGHVLFIDGELFGILMFGFGGLLWMTVPFWDRDSSHGKVNKKVSYFGLFIVIFIITLTIVGWLA from the coding sequence ATGAATATGTTCTTTTCAAAAGTATATCAATGGCTCGATGATCGTTTTCAACTCGGTCAAGTAGTTGAATTTATGAACAAGAAGTATGTTCCGATTCACCGCCATTCCGTATGGTATTATTTTGGAGGTGTGTCGCTGTTTCTCTTTATTGTTCAAGTCGTTACAGGTATACTATTATTGATGTATTACAAAAGCGGCGAGGAACAAGCGTTTGAGAGTATTCAATTCATCATGTCGAAAGTTCAATTCGGATGGCTGATCCGCTCCATCCATAGTTGGGCGGCAAATCTGTTTATTCTTGCCGTGATGATTCACATGTTCAGTGTCTATTTTGAACGCGCATACCGAAAGCCGAGAGAGTTAACCTGGTTTTCCGGCATGCTCATGTTGGTCCTTGCTATGACCTTTGGTTTTAGCGGATACCTCCTTCCCTGGAATGAAGTATCGTATTTTGCAACAAAAGTCGGTACGGATATCGCAGGAGTCATGCCCATTATTGGAGAACCGATGTTACAATTCTTACGCGGTGGAGAAGATGTAACAGGAGCGACGCTATCAAGATTTTTCGGATTACATGTTGCAATTCTTCCTGCTGTGTTTAGCGTTATTCTGGGAATACATTTATTGTTTGTTCAGGTTCAAGGAATGAGCACACCGATGCATATGCAGCATCTGAAGGAAGAAGAGATCAAGAAAATGCCCTTCTTCCCAAATTTTGTTTTGCGGGATCTCCTGTTGTGGTTGATTGTCTTAAACGTCCTGGCAATTCTTGCAGTCTATTTTCCGTGGGAACTTGGTAGAAAAGCAGATCCATTTTTGCCGGCACCGGCAGGAATAAAACCGGAATGGTATTTTCTTTTTATGTTTCAAACATTAAAATACATTCCCGGACATGTCCTGTTTATTGACGGGGAATTGTTTGGGATACTCATGTTTGGATTCGGTGGACTTCTGTGGATGACCGTTCCATTTTGGGATAGGGATAGTTCGCATGGAAAAGTAAATAAAAAGGTCAGCTATTTCGGTCTGTTTATTGTGATATTTATTATCACGCTTACAATTGTAGGATGGCTCGCATGA
- a CDS encoding NapC/NirT family cytochrome c, with translation MRRFIPKAFFNPISMIGAAIAGISLFLDIFLLVLDYVAGGGRAYVGIITFIILPMFLILGLAITLVGMIRQWWLRRHARGIEYHFPAINLNDPHHRTVFGFVAILGLLFLVSLAFGSFQMYEYTESVEFCGLTCHSVMKPEYTAYMYSPHARVSCAECHVGSGADWYVKSKLSGAYQVYSVLFNKYSRPIETPVRNLRPAQQTCEQCHWPKHFFAEKQVEKTYFLSDEKNTMWWMNLLLKIGGGNTETGPTSGIHWHMNINNKITYAATDSQRQIIPVVQVYEKSGKIVTYKTTDESFKEEQLTNAEVRQMDCIDCHNRPTHIYRTPNETVNDAMKLGWINPKLPSAKAISVAALNGTYSTEQGAMDSIGIFIREQYSLRYPLAAHSMKADIDSTVERVKKIYGRNFFPEMGVSWKHYPNNIGHLYSPGCFRCHDGKHIGDNGKVLSRDCNTCHVILAQKLDKKELHVSLQGVEYEHPVDIGDAWKEMNCSDCHSAE, from the coding sequence ATGCGCAGATTTATTCCAAAAGCATTTTTCAATCCGATTAGTATGATCGGAGCTGCTATCGCAGGTATCAGTCTTTTCCTCGACATCTTCCTGTTGGTATTGGATTATGTAGCGGGAGGCGGAAGAGCATACGTTGGTATTATCACGTTCATCATCCTGCCGATGTTCCTTATTCTCGGTCTGGCGATAACGCTCGTCGGCATGATTCGACAATGGTGGCTTCGCAGGCATGCTCGCGGAATCGAATATCATTTCCCCGCAATCAACTTAAATGATCCACATCATCGGACGGTATTTGGATTTGTTGCAATTCTAGGACTGCTCTTTCTTGTATCGCTGGCATTCGGAAGTTTTCAAATGTATGAATATACTGAATCGGTAGAATTTTGCGGATTGACTTGCCATTCAGTGATGAAGCCGGAATATACGGCATATATGTATTCACCTCATGCCCGTGTTTCGTGTGCGGAGTGTCATGTCGGTTCTGGTGCGGACTGGTACGTAAAATCAAAATTGTCTGGCGCATATCAAGTGTATTCGGTGTTATTTAACAAATATAGTCGTCCGATAGAAACTCCGGTTCGCAACCTTCGTCCTGCGCAACAAACGTGCGAACAATGTCACTGGCCGAAACATTTTTTTGCTGAAAAACAGGTAGAGAAAACGTACTTCTTATCGGATGAAAAAAATACCATGTGGTGGATGAATTTGTTATTGAAGATCGGCGGTGGAAATACCGAAACAGGTCCAACGTCCGGTATCCATTGGCATATGAACATCAATAATAAAATCACCTATGCCGCAACCGATAGTCAGCGACAAATTATTCCTGTGGTTCAGGTCTACGAAAAAAGCGGAAAAATTGTCACCTATAAAACAACCGATGAATCGTTCAAGGAAGAACAGTTGACCAACGCGGAAGTACGACAAATGGATTGTATAGATTGTCATAACCGGCCGACTCATATTTATCGAACGCCAAATGAAACGGTGAACGATGCAATGAAACTTGGATGGATCAATCCAAAACTTCCTTCGGCAAAAGCGATCAGTGTTGCAGCGTTGAACGGAACATATTCCACGGAACAGGGAGCAATGGACAGTATTGGAATATTTATTCGCGAACAATATTCTTTACGGTATCCTCTTGCTGCACACTCCATGAAAGCGGATATTGATAGTACGGTCGAACGTGTCAAAAAAATTTATGGCCGTAATTTTTTCCCGGAAATGGGCGTATCATGGAAACATTATCCGAATAATATCGGCCATTTATATTCACCCGGCTGTTTCCGCTGCCACGATGGGAAGCATATTGGCGATAATGGAAAAGTATTGTCTCGCGATTGTAATACGTGCCATGTTATCCTCGCACAAAAATTGGATAAAAAAGAACTTCATGTGTCGCTCCAAGGAGTGGAGTATGAGCATCCCGTCGATATCGGAGACGCATGGAAAGAGATGAACTGCAGCGATTGTCACAGCGCCGAGTAA
- a CDS encoding ubiquinol-cytochrome c reductase iron-sulfur subunit, with the protein MTELPDQNTQQGKRDFLRYFLFGGVAAWFAAVVYPIVSYLKPPKQAEVVVKSVKAGKIKDFANDTGTIIKFGTKPVLLVRNTKGEFKAFSATCTHLDCTVQYRNDFGLIWCACHNGKYDLNGRNVSGPPPRPLDVYDVALQGDDVLVYKS; encoded by the coding sequence ATGACGGAACTACCTGATCAGAATACGCAACAAGGCAAACGAGATTTTCTTCGATATTTTCTCTTCGGTGGCGTTGCTGCATGGTTCGCTGCTGTTGTTTACCCAATTGTCTCATACCTCAAACCTCCCAAACAAGCTGAAGTTGTTGTGAAAAGTGTGAAGGCAGGGAAGATAAAAGACTTTGCCAACGATACCGGCACAATTATTAAATTCGGTACAAAACCTGTCCTCCTCGTCCGCAATACCAAAGGGGAATTCAAAGCGTTTTCTGCTACATGCACCCATCTCGATTGCACCGTACAATACCGAAATGATTTCGGATTAATCTGGTGCGCCTGTCATAACGGGAAATATGATTTGAACGGAAGAAATGTTTCCGGCCCGCCTCCTCGACCTCTTGATGTGTATGATGTTGCACTTCAAGGTGACGACGTATTGGTCTATAAATCCTAA